The Buchnera aphidicola (Tuberolachnus salignus) genome has a segment encoding these proteins:
- the rplL gene encoding 50S ribosomal protein L7/L12 yields MSLTTEEIITAISKMSITDVMSLITKIEKKFGVSAIAPIQNSQTTETNIKEEKTEFNVKLISIGPNKVSVIKAIRATTGLGLKESKDLVESAPILVKEHVTKEESENLKKILIDAGAQAEIL; encoded by the coding sequence ATGTCTTTGACTACTGAAGAAATCATTACAGCTATTTCAAAAATGTCAATTACTGATGTAATGTCTTTAATAACGAAAATAGAAAAAAAATTTGGAGTTTCAGCTATTGCTCCCATACAAAATTCTCAAACTACGGAAACAAATATTAAAGAAGAAAAAACCGAATTTAATGTAAAATTAATATCTATTGGTCCAAATAAAGTTTCTGTCATTAAAGCTATTCGCGCTACAACTGGTTTAGGACTAAAAGAATCAAAAGATTTAGTAGAATCTGCACCGATTCTTGTGAAAGAACACGTCACTAAAGAAGAATCAGAAAATTTAAAAAAAATATTAATAGATGCAGGTGCGCAAGCCGAAATACTATAA
- the rplJ gene encoding 50S ribosomal protein L10 has protein sequence MVLKLDQKKKIVQKYNKIAKKALSIIIADISKLKVNEINYLRKKTRKKNIQISVIQNSLLKKSLISTPFEKLNNILKGSNLIAFSMEHPGSASRIFLKYQKKNLNFVIKTAFFEKKILSNSEILKLSLMPTYPEALQQFLFLLQEISIRKLLRIFLSILQQKKIKKK, from the coding sequence ATGGTTTTAAAATTAGATCAAAAAAAAAAAATCGTCCAAAAATACAACAAAATAGCAAAAAAAGCACTGTCTATAATAATCGCTGATATTTCTAAATTAAAAGTTAATGAAATTAATTATTTACGTAAAAAAACGAGAAAAAAAAATATTCAAATTTCTGTAATTCAAAACTCTTTATTAAAAAAATCATTAATTTCTACACCTTTTGAAAAGTTAAATAATATTTTAAAAGGTTCTAATTTAATTGCTTTTTCTATGGAACATCCTGGTAGTGCAAGTCGTATTTTTTTAAAATATCAAAAAAAAAATTTAAACTTCGTAATTAAAACTGCATTTTTTGAAAAAAAAATACTGTCTAATTCTGAAATTTTAAAACTTTCTTTAATGCCTACATATCCAGAAGCATTACAACAATTTTTGTTTTTATTACAAGAAATTAGTATTCGAAAATTATTACGAATTTTTTTATCTATTTTACAACAAAAAAAAATAAAGAAAAAATAA